The Treponema primitia ZAS-1 genome window below encodes:
- a CDS encoding tetratricopeptide repeat protein, whose protein sequence is MFNERPRSEYGHQARRKQTIKTALLVILAIILCISLAFVLYNWKNKLGTEKKELLHLWDEGVYDKAFELSRTGLEEKPMDYFLLTLHGFASYQLAIAQINNFDTLTYIDECIWSLRKALQVKNDANDGRLQYVLGKAYYYKGSGYADLAVQFLEEARDLSYNAVDIPEYLGLAYAAIQDYRSSVEAFSQALVPSAESTSDYPSDLLLLAIARSYIALDEPETATAYLLRCIETSRDSNTVITARLLLGDILAKAGKSEDAEAQFQAILDEDGENAEAHFQLGELYEERGNRTRARAEWRRAWNIDSTHAKARERLARLPN, encoded by the coding sequence ATGTTTAATGAACGACCACGATCCGAATATGGTCATCAGGCCCGCCGGAAGCAGACTATCAAAACCGCCCTATTGGTTATATTGGCGATTATTCTCTGTATTTCTCTGGCCTTTGTTTTATATAACTGGAAGAACAAGCTGGGGACTGAAAAAAAAGAACTATTACATCTTTGGGATGAGGGCGTGTATGATAAAGCCTTTGAATTGAGCCGTACGGGGCTTGAAGAAAAGCCCATGGATTATTTTCTTTTAACCCTGCATGGGTTTGCGTCATATCAGCTTGCTATTGCCCAGATCAATAATTTTGATACCCTTACCTATATTGATGAGTGTATTTGGTCCCTCAGAAAGGCCCTCCAGGTAAAGAACGACGCTAATGACGGGCGTCTTCAGTATGTTTTGGGTAAGGCCTATTATTATAAAGGGTCGGGATATGCGGACTTAGCCGTCCAATTTCTCGAAGAGGCCCGGGATTTGTCTTATAATGCCGTGGATATTCCGGAGTACCTGGGGCTTGCCTATGCGGCGATACAGGATTACCGGAGCAGTGTGGAAGCCTTTTCCCAAGCCCTGGTTCCTTCGGCCGAAAGTACATCCGATTATCCTTCGGATTTGCTTCTCTTAGCCATAGCCCGTTCCTACATAGCCCTGGATGAGCCGGAAACGGCAACGGCTTATCTTCTGCGCTGTATAGAAACATCCCGGGATTCCAACACGGTTATCACCGCCAGGCTGCTTTTGGGAGACATTTTAGCTAAGGCCGGAAAATCGGAGGATGCGGAAGCTCAGTTTCAAGCTATTTTGGATGAAGATGGTGAAAATGCCGAAGCCCACTTCCAGTTGGGTGAATTATATGAAGAGCGGGGGAATAGAACCCGGGCCCGGGCTGAATGGCGGCGGGCGTGGAATATTGATTCTACCCATGCAAAGGCACGCGAGCGGCTTGCTCGCCTGCCTAATTAG
- a CDS encoding zinc ribbon domain-containing protein encodes MVMEDVFEKLRALQDILSEKITLERDIQEIPKLLTTQEELLSRLKKSFIEKNQDYEKAKLSEGDFRNLLALAESDREKAEKNMDSISTQREYEALDKEIRDATEKEQQYRKELQREERVLADLDEQMKQNASLIEQQEKELTDRRAGNDAEVAEKNAKVAALGVDEQTLIPGLDPEVLFKFERIIRNKGGRGIVAIKGGVCMGCHMILPAQFANMVRKREEIVFCPYCSRILFYEESDQGEEEFFDNEDAGTLADLDDMEDDEYDEDEEEEEKVNIDYDE; translated from the coding sequence ATGGTAATGGAAGATGTTTTTGAAAAGTTGCGGGCCCTGCAGGATATCCTGTCGGAAAAAATAACCCTGGAACGGGATATTCAGGAAATACCTAAATTATTGACCACCCAGGAAGAGCTTCTGTCCAGGCTTAAGAAATCTTTTATTGAAAAGAACCAGGATTATGAAAAGGCCAAACTTTCAGAAGGAGATTTCAGGAATCTCCTGGCCCTGGCGGAATCGGATCGGGAAAAGGCCGAAAAAAACATGGATTCCATCAGCACCCAGCGGGAATACGAAGCCTTGGATAAGGAGATACGGGACGCTACCGAGAAGGAGCAGCAATACCGCAAGGAGCTTCAGCGGGAGGAACGGGTCCTGGCGGACCTGGATGAGCAGATGAAGCAGAACGCCTCCCTTATTGAGCAGCAGGAAAAGGAACTGACGGATCGCCGGGCGGGTAATGATGCTGAGGTCGCGGAAAAAAATGCCAAGGTTGCCGCTTTGGGGGTTGATGAACAGACCCTTATTCCCGGGCTTGATCCCGAGGTACTCTTTAAGTTTGAACGGATCATCCGGAACAAGGGCGGCCGGGGTATTGTGGCTATTAAAGGCGGGGTCTGTATGGGCTGCCATATGATACTTCCCGCCCAGTTTGCCAATATGGTCCGTAAGCGGGAAGAAATTGTCTTCTGTCCCTATTGTTCCCGTATCCTCTTCTACGAAGAATCCGATCAGGGTGAAGAAGAATTCTTCGATAACGAAGACGCCGGTACCCTGGCTGACCTTGATGACATGGAAGACGACGAATATGATGAGGACGAAGAAGAGGAAGAAAAGGTCAATATCGACTACGATGAGTAA
- the rpoD gene encoding RNA polymerase sigma factor RpoD codes for MTELRTPNVATPDMALDPAVVKLIEYAKEKKTLSYDELSDFLPENIVNSDKIEQVLILLDANNVQLIDEDILGEDEAEPQVRKKEEADKKRLVYNEKESSVDDPIRLYLREIGKENLLTAEQEVELSKQMESGENIIKGVIKKSGMVIPEFYHIAQRAFSKKDPRELSLTKKEATEYLTERRRLNQFYKETLRVIGGDLKSYIENKRRIITRGGDFFEDQELSGIRTRILGVIESAEIHPEEIVGFSDKFVQASKKIKRYKKEQERIEKRLRVGSLKELRALGRGLTIKEDRERLESGLGLTSDEIKELIRHIQVTEKKLRQMESEFEESIEDINLMAKEINRGRVMMKNAKDRLIKANLRLVVSIAKKYTNRGLHFFDLVQEGNIGLIKAVEKFEYRKGYKFSTYATWWIRQAITRSISDQARTIRVPVHMIEQINKVVRESRQLMQVLGREPSDEEIAERLGWTALRVKSVKNVAREPISLETPIGEEEDSLLGDFIEDKDVENPANQTAFTLLQEQLSGVLSTLPAREQEVLKMRFGLDDGYSLTLEEVGLYFNVTRERIRQIEAKALRRLRHPRRSRKLKDYLDH; via the coding sequence ATGACGGAATTGCGCACGCCGAATGTGGCTACGCCAGACATGGCGCTTGATCCTGCTGTTGTAAAGTTAATTGAATACGCAAAGGAAAAGAAAACCCTTTCCTATGATGAACTTTCCGATTTTTTGCCGGAGAATATCGTAAATTCCGACAAAATTGAACAGGTCCTCATCCTTTTGGACGCGAATAATGTCCAGCTTATTGATGAGGATATCCTGGGAGAGGATGAAGCGGAGCCGCAGGTTCGGAAAAAAGAAGAGGCGGACAAAAAACGCCTGGTCTACAACGAGAAGGAATCCTCGGTAGATGATCCTATCCGCTTGTACCTGCGGGAAATTGGAAAAGAAAATCTCCTTACCGCCGAACAAGAGGTGGAGCTGTCCAAGCAAATGGAGAGCGGGGAAAATATCATCAAGGGCGTTATCAAAAAATCGGGGATGGTTATTCCTGAATTTTACCATATCGCCCAGCGGGCCTTTTCCAAAAAGGACCCCCGGGAATTAAGCCTTACTAAAAAGGAAGCCACCGAATACCTTACCGAACGCCGCCGTTTGAACCAGTTCTACAAAGAAACCCTCAGGGTAATCGGTGGGGATCTGAAGAGCTATATCGAAAACAAACGACGGATAATCACCCGGGGTGGTGATTTTTTCGAGGATCAGGAGCTTAGTGGGATACGTACCCGTATCCTGGGGGTAATTGAATCTGCGGAAATCCACCCGGAAGAAATAGTGGGCTTTTCGGATAAGTTTGTCCAGGCTTCTAAAAAAATAAAGCGTTATAAGAAAGAGCAGGAACGGATAGAAAAGCGGCTGCGGGTAGGTTCCCTCAAGGAACTGCGGGCCCTGGGCCGGGGTCTGACCATCAAGGAAGACCGGGAGCGGTTGGAGTCCGGCCTGGGGCTTACCTCCGACGAAATTAAGGAACTTATCCGGCATATTCAGGTTACGGAGAAAAAACTCCGTCAGATGGAATCGGAATTTGAGGAGTCCATCGAAGATATCAACCTCATGGCCAAGGAGATAAACCGCGGCCGGGTGATGATGAAGAACGCCAAGGACCGGCTTATCAAGGCCAATCTCCGGCTGGTGGTTTCCATTGCCAAGAAGTACACCAACCGGGGGCTTCATTTCTTCGATCTGGTCCAGGAAGGAAATATCGGTCTTATCAAGGCGGTGGAAAAATTCGAATACCGCAAGGGCTATAAATTCTCCACCTACGCCACCTGGTGGATACGACAGGCCATAACCCGGTCCATCTCCGACCAAGCCCGGACCATCCGGGTGCCGGTTCATATGATAGAGCAAATCAACAAGGTTGTCCGGGAATCCCGGCAGCTTATGCAGGTACTGGGTAGGGAGCCCTCGGACGAGGAAATCGCCGAACGGCTCGGCTGGACCGCTTTGCGGGTAAAGTCGGTAAAGAACGTGGCCCGGGAACCCATCAGCCTGGAAACCCCCATAGGGGAGGAAGAGGATTCCCTGCTGGGGGATTTCATCGAGGACAAGGATGTGGAAAATCCGGCGAATCAGACCGCCTTTACCCTGCTTCAGGAACAGCTTTCCGGGGTGCTTTCCACCCTGCCTGCCCGGGAACAGGAGGTCCTCAAGATGCGCTTCGGCTTGGACGATGGTTATTCCCTCACCCTGGAAGAGGTGGGGCTCTATTTCAACGTCACCCGTGAACGGATCAGGCAGATTGAGGCTAAGGCTCTGCGGCGGCTGCGTCATCCCAGGCGGAGCCGGAAACTGAAGGACTATTTAGATCATTGA